The proteins below are encoded in one region of Scophthalmus maximus strain ysfricsl-2021 chromosome 4, ASM2237912v1, whole genome shotgun sequence:
- the itga11a gene encoding integrin alpha-11a isoform X3: MTYSKGFHDCFNIDTKKHRIIKGPKQAQFGYTVQQHVAAGGEKWLLVGAPYEMNGPYQTGDVYKCSLSKRTNSNGCAKLNLGRISLTNVSERKDKMRLGMTLTSNPKDNSFVACGPLWSYECGSSYYSTGICSRVNSSFKFSRTIAPAFQRCETYMDIVIVLDGSNSIYPWNEVQSFLVNILQKFYIGPGQIQVGVVQYGEKVVHEFKLSDYKSVEEVVKRARSINQRGGEETNTALGINEARSQAFKQGGRRGAKKVMIVITDGESHDSPDLQQAIEESEKDGITRYAIAVLGYYNRRGINPEAFLSEIKYIASDPDDKHFFNVTDESALKDIVDALGERIFSLEGTSKNGTAFGLQMSQAGFSAHNVEDGILVGAVGAYDWNGAVLKETRQGKVVPPKSSYTEEFPEELKNHGAYLGYTVTSVVSAKNGRLLVAGAPRFNHTGKVIIFTLKNTGNLTILHSLKGQQIGSYYGSEIAPLDIDGDGITDNLLVAAPMFFSGGMEKGKVYIYRVTELNRFILEGALEIHKDGQNARFGSSLAPVPDLNGDGFNDLVVGAPLEDEHKGAIYVFFCQQNRILRKYKQRIAAADLAPGLQYFGRSIHGTMDMNNDGLVDLAVGSLGAAVLLWSQSVVRIYATVRFEPSKVNIFVKDCQRGGKDVTCMSAIVCFNITARTAILPSQEIGIKYNVSIAERRFNPRAVLDNPNKLQPQNLTLLPGEETCEHIYFHVMETTDYARPIVFAVQAGLQDPDQGAVLDDSWPTVVRTELPFWNGCDEDDRCIPELALQSMTDLMTRSHFCAQPVQSRGAFCRQVSDRGTEGSLRVLEANRRRMVVDVRLENKGENAYNAQLNITYSHNLRFSSLIVKDKSDIKIECYMQDKLRNDRICNVSAPFMRAKSQVSFRLEFEFSRTIFLGHVRVILEASSEGEEMSTADNFNDIYYSLKYEADLLFTRDSNPTRYDIKSELSLEEPGVIGPPVNFTFQIQNLGYFPVKDLQLNIEIPEMTKNGNQLLQISEFHIDQRDGSHCLPPQHVAQSRASPEDLSRFSRLNRSNTLTLPIQCSVNVASHREVSVRIAGALRIDTLHALKFKILELVSSASVELPSSSPMFLHEERPVRHIILEIRKEGDYRIPTWIIIGSTLGGLLLLALLSLALWKLGFFRRQKRRDEDERGANGKVAEER; encoded by the exons GATTCCACGACTGCTTCAATAttgacacaaagaaacacaggatCATCAAAGGCCCTAAACAAGCCCAGTTTGGATACACGGTTCAGCAACATgtggctgctggaggagaaaagtG GTTGTTGGTGGGTGCCCCGTATGAAATGAATGGCCCTTACCAGACAGGAGATGTTTATAAATGTTCACTGAGCAAAAGAACCAATAGCAACGGTTGCGCCAAGCTCAACTTAG GAAGGATATCTCTGACCAATGTATCAGAGCGCAAGGACAAGATGAGGCTTGGGATGACGCTCACATCGAACCCCAAAGACAACAGCTTCGTG GCCTGTGGACCGCTGTGGTCCTACGAGTGTGGCAGCTCCTACTACAGCACCGGTATTTGCTCCAGAGTCAACTCGAGCTTCAAGTTCTCCAGAACGATCGCGCCTGCGTTTCAGA GATGTGAGACCTATATGGACATAGTAATTGTTCTGGATGGTTCAAACTCCATCTACCCCTGGAATGAAGTGCAGTCTTTTCTTGTCAACATCCTTCAGAAGTTTTACATCGGACCAGGCCAAATACAG GTTGGGGTCGTTCAGTACGGTGAGAAGGTGGTGCATGAATTCAAACTGAGTGACTACAAGTCCGTTGAGGAAGTGGTGAAAAGAGCGCGCAGTATCAACCAGCGGGGTGGTGAGGAGACCAACACAGCACTTGGCATCAATGAAGCACG CTCGCAAGCTTTCAAGCAAGGAGGTCGCCGCGGTGCCAAGAAGGTCATGATAGTGATAACTGACGGAGAGTCACATGACAGTCCGGATCTCCAGCAAGCCATCGAGGAGAGTGAGAAGGATGGCATCACCCGTTATGCCATCGCT GTCCTCGGCTACTACAACCGTAGGGGAATCAACCCTGAGGCCTTCCTCAGTGAAATCAAGTACATCGCCAGCGACCCAGATGACAAACACTTCTTCAACGTGACGGACGAATCGGCGCTGAAGGATATCGTGGACGCTCTTGGAGAACGCATCTTCAGTTTGGAAG GAACCAGTAAGAATGGGACAGCGTTTGGCCTCCAGATGTCTCAGGCTGGATTTTCCGCACACAACGTGGAG GATGGGATTCTGGTGGGAGCTGTCGGGGCTTATGATTGGAACGGAGCAGTGCTGAAAGAAACGCGGCAGGGGAAGGTGGTGCCCCCTAAGTCATCCTACACAGAAGAGTTCCCTGAGGAGCTCAAAAACCATGGTGCCTACTTGG GTTATACTGTGACGTCTGTGGTGTCCGCCAAGAATGGTCGCCTGCTCGTAGCAGGAGCTCCACGTTTCAACCACACCGGCAAAGTCATCATCTTCACTCTGAAGAACACGGGCAACCTCACCATCCTGCACTCCCTAAAAGGCCAGCAG ATTGGTTCCTATTACGGCAGTGAGATTGCACCTCTGGATATCGACGGCGACGGCATCACTGACAACCTTTTAGTGGCAGCGCCGATGTTCTTCAGCGGAGGCATGGAGAAGGGGAAGGTCTACATCTATAGAGTGACCGAGCTG aatCGTTTCATCCTTGAAGGGGCGTTGGAAATCCATAAAGATGGACAGAACGCTCGCTTCGGTTCATCGCTCGCTCCTGTCCCCGATCTAAATGGCGATGGCTTCAACGACTTGGTGGTGGGCGCGCCGCTGGAAGACGAGCACAAGGGCGCCatttatgttttcttctgcCAGCAAAACAGAATACTTCGCAAATACAAACAG AGGATAGCCGCAGCAGATCTGGCTCCGGGCCTGCAGTACTTTGGGCGCAGTATTCATGGCACAATGGACATGAACAATGACGGCTTAGTGGACCTGGCAGTTGGTTCACTTGGTGCAGCTGTTCTCCTATG GTCGCAGAGTGTTGTCCGCATATATGCCACCGTCAGGTTTGAGCCCAGCAAGGTCAACATCTTCGTGAAGGACTGTCAGAGAGGTGGCAAAGACGTGACCTGCATGTCTGCCATTGTCTGTTTCAACATCACTGCCAGGACAGCCATTCTGCCCTCACAGGAAATTG GGATCAAATACAACGTGTCCATCGCGGAGAGACGTTTCAATCCTCGTGCCGTACTGGACAACCCGAACAAGCTGCAGCCTCAAAACCTGACGCTGCTCCCCGGAGAAGAGACCTGCGAACACATCTACTTCCATGTCATG GAGACCACAGACTACGCCAGGCCCATTGTGTTCGCTGTACAAGCGGGACTGCAAGATCCAGACCAAGGAGCGGTCCTCGATGACAGCTGGCCTACTGTTGTGAGGACTGAG CTGCCCTTCTGGAACGGTTGTGATGAGGATGACCGCTGCATACCGGAACTTGCGCTGCAGAGTATGACTGACCTGATGACTCGAAG TCACTTCTGTGCGCAGCCTGTACAGTCTCGTGGGGCTTTCTGCCGCCAAGTCAGTGACCGAGGGACGGAGGGATCTCTGCGGGTGCTGGAGGCGAataggaggaggatggtggtggATGTCCGACTGGAGAACAAAGGAGAGAACGCCTACAACGCTCAACTCAACATCACTTACTCACACAATCTGCGCTTCTCTAGCCTGATAGTCAAG gACAAGTCTGACATCAAGATCGAGTGTTACATGCAGGACAAGCTGAGGAATGATAGGATCTGTAACGTCAGTGCTCCGTTCATGAGGGCCAAATCTCAG GTTTCCTTTCGCCTGGAGTTTGAGTTCAGTCGTACGATCTTCCTGGGGCACGTCAGGGTGATCCTGGAGGCCAGCAG TGAAGGCGAGGAAATGAGCACAGCGGATAATTTCAATGATATCTATTACTCCCTGAAATACGAAGCAGATCTTCTCTTTACAAG GGATTCAAATCCGACGCGATATGACATCAAATCGGAGCTGTCACTGGAGGAGCCAGGAGTTATTGGTCCTCCTGTCAATTTCACTTTCCAG ATCCAGAACCTTGGCTACTTCCCGGTTAAGGATCTACAGCTGAACATTGAGATCCCAGAAATGACGAAGAACGGGAACCAGCTCCTGCAGATATCTGAATTTCATATTGACCAG agagatggtTCACACTGTTTACCACCTCAGCATGTGGCACAGAGCAGGGCGTCACCTGAGGACCTTTCACGCTTCTCCCGCTTG aaccgatcCAACACCCTAACTCTGCCCATCCAGTGCTCTGTCAACGTGGCCTCCCACAGAGAAGTTTCAGTTAGAATCGCAGGGGCACTTCGAATAGACACCTTACATGCA CTGAAGTTTAAAATCCTGGAACTGGTATCCAGTGCATCTGTGGAGcttccctcctccagccccatGTTTCTACACGAAGAGAGGCCTGTCAGACAT ATAATCTTGGAGATCAGAAAAGAAGGAGATTACAGGATCCCTACCTGGATTATCATTGGTAGCACGCTGGGAGGGCTGCTACTGTTGGCTCTGCTCAGTCTCGCTCTATGGAAG CTCGGCTTCTTCCGGAGGCAGAAGCGGAGAGACGAGGACGAGCGGGGGGCCAACGGTAAAGTGGCGGAGGAGCGGTAA
- the itga11a gene encoding integrin alpha-11a isoform X1 — protein sequence MTYSKVIEEMAPGSVESAVKSSRMGHNSSRFPQGFHDCFNIDTKKHRIIKGPKQAQFGYTVQQHVAAGGEKWLLVGAPYEMNGPYQTGDVYKCSLSKRTNSNGCAKLNLGRISLTNVSERKDKMRLGMTLTSNPKDNSFVACGPLWSYECGSSYYSTGICSRVNSSFKFSRTIAPAFQRCETYMDIVIVLDGSNSIYPWNEVQSFLVNILQKFYIGPGQIQVGVVQYGEKVVHEFKLSDYKSVEEVVKRARSINQRGGEETNTALGINEARSQAFKQGGRRGAKKVMIVITDGESHDSPDLQQAIEESEKDGITRYAIAVLGYYNRRGINPEAFLSEIKYIASDPDDKHFFNVTDESALKDIVDALGERIFSLEGTSKNGTAFGLQMSQAGFSAHNVEDGILVGAVGAYDWNGAVLKETRQGKVVPPKSSYTEEFPEELKNHGAYLGYTVTSVVSAKNGRLLVAGAPRFNHTGKVIIFTLKNTGNLTILHSLKGQQIGSYYGSEIAPLDIDGDGITDNLLVAAPMFFSGGMEKGKVYIYRVTELNRFILEGALEIHKDGQNARFGSSLAPVPDLNGDGFNDLVVGAPLEDEHKGAIYVFFCQQNRILRKYKQRIAAADLAPGLQYFGRSIHGTMDMNNDGLVDLAVGSLGAAVLLWSQSVVRIYATVRFEPSKVNIFVKDCQRGGKDVTCMSAIVCFNITARTAILPSQEIGIKYNVSIAERRFNPRAVLDNPNKLQPQNLTLLPGEETCEHIYFHVMETTDYARPIVFAVQAGLQDPDQGAVLDDSWPTVVRTELPFWNGCDEDDRCIPELALQSMTDLMTRSHFCAQPVQSRGAFCRQVSDRGTEGSLRVLEANRRRMVVDVRLENKGENAYNAQLNITYSHNLRFSSLIVKDKSDIKIECYMQDKLRNDRICNVSAPFMRAKSQVSFRLEFEFSRTIFLGHVRVILEASSEGEEMSTADNFNDIYYSLKYEADLLFTRDSNPTRYDIKSELSLEEPGVIGPPVNFTFQIQNLGYFPVKDLQLNIEIPEMTKNGNQLLQISEFHIDQRDGSHCLPPQHVAQSRASPEDLSRFSRLNRSNTLTLPIQCSVNVASHREVSVRIAGALRIDTLHALKFKILELVSSASVELPSSSPMFLHEERPVRHIILEIRKEGDYRIPTWIIIGSTLGGLLLLALLSLALWKLGFFRRQKRRDEDERGANGKVAEER from the exons GATTCCACGACTGCTTCAATAttgacacaaagaaacacaggatCATCAAAGGCCCTAAACAAGCCCAGTTTGGATACACGGTTCAGCAACATgtggctgctggaggagaaaagtG GTTGTTGGTGGGTGCCCCGTATGAAATGAATGGCCCTTACCAGACAGGAGATGTTTATAAATGTTCACTGAGCAAAAGAACCAATAGCAACGGTTGCGCCAAGCTCAACTTAG GAAGGATATCTCTGACCAATGTATCAGAGCGCAAGGACAAGATGAGGCTTGGGATGACGCTCACATCGAACCCCAAAGACAACAGCTTCGTG GCCTGTGGACCGCTGTGGTCCTACGAGTGTGGCAGCTCCTACTACAGCACCGGTATTTGCTCCAGAGTCAACTCGAGCTTCAAGTTCTCCAGAACGATCGCGCCTGCGTTTCAGA GATGTGAGACCTATATGGACATAGTAATTGTTCTGGATGGTTCAAACTCCATCTACCCCTGGAATGAAGTGCAGTCTTTTCTTGTCAACATCCTTCAGAAGTTTTACATCGGACCAGGCCAAATACAG GTTGGGGTCGTTCAGTACGGTGAGAAGGTGGTGCATGAATTCAAACTGAGTGACTACAAGTCCGTTGAGGAAGTGGTGAAAAGAGCGCGCAGTATCAACCAGCGGGGTGGTGAGGAGACCAACACAGCACTTGGCATCAATGAAGCACG CTCGCAAGCTTTCAAGCAAGGAGGTCGCCGCGGTGCCAAGAAGGTCATGATAGTGATAACTGACGGAGAGTCACATGACAGTCCGGATCTCCAGCAAGCCATCGAGGAGAGTGAGAAGGATGGCATCACCCGTTATGCCATCGCT GTCCTCGGCTACTACAACCGTAGGGGAATCAACCCTGAGGCCTTCCTCAGTGAAATCAAGTACATCGCCAGCGACCCAGATGACAAACACTTCTTCAACGTGACGGACGAATCGGCGCTGAAGGATATCGTGGACGCTCTTGGAGAACGCATCTTCAGTTTGGAAG GAACCAGTAAGAATGGGACAGCGTTTGGCCTCCAGATGTCTCAGGCTGGATTTTCCGCACACAACGTGGAG GATGGGATTCTGGTGGGAGCTGTCGGGGCTTATGATTGGAACGGAGCAGTGCTGAAAGAAACGCGGCAGGGGAAGGTGGTGCCCCCTAAGTCATCCTACACAGAAGAGTTCCCTGAGGAGCTCAAAAACCATGGTGCCTACTTGG GTTATACTGTGACGTCTGTGGTGTCCGCCAAGAATGGTCGCCTGCTCGTAGCAGGAGCTCCACGTTTCAACCACACCGGCAAAGTCATCATCTTCACTCTGAAGAACACGGGCAACCTCACCATCCTGCACTCCCTAAAAGGCCAGCAG ATTGGTTCCTATTACGGCAGTGAGATTGCACCTCTGGATATCGACGGCGACGGCATCACTGACAACCTTTTAGTGGCAGCGCCGATGTTCTTCAGCGGAGGCATGGAGAAGGGGAAGGTCTACATCTATAGAGTGACCGAGCTG aatCGTTTCATCCTTGAAGGGGCGTTGGAAATCCATAAAGATGGACAGAACGCTCGCTTCGGTTCATCGCTCGCTCCTGTCCCCGATCTAAATGGCGATGGCTTCAACGACTTGGTGGTGGGCGCGCCGCTGGAAGACGAGCACAAGGGCGCCatttatgttttcttctgcCAGCAAAACAGAATACTTCGCAAATACAAACAG AGGATAGCCGCAGCAGATCTGGCTCCGGGCCTGCAGTACTTTGGGCGCAGTATTCATGGCACAATGGACATGAACAATGACGGCTTAGTGGACCTGGCAGTTGGTTCACTTGGTGCAGCTGTTCTCCTATG GTCGCAGAGTGTTGTCCGCATATATGCCACCGTCAGGTTTGAGCCCAGCAAGGTCAACATCTTCGTGAAGGACTGTCAGAGAGGTGGCAAAGACGTGACCTGCATGTCTGCCATTGTCTGTTTCAACATCACTGCCAGGACAGCCATTCTGCCCTCACAGGAAATTG GGATCAAATACAACGTGTCCATCGCGGAGAGACGTTTCAATCCTCGTGCCGTACTGGACAACCCGAACAAGCTGCAGCCTCAAAACCTGACGCTGCTCCCCGGAGAAGAGACCTGCGAACACATCTACTTCCATGTCATG GAGACCACAGACTACGCCAGGCCCATTGTGTTCGCTGTACAAGCGGGACTGCAAGATCCAGACCAAGGAGCGGTCCTCGATGACAGCTGGCCTACTGTTGTGAGGACTGAG CTGCCCTTCTGGAACGGTTGTGATGAGGATGACCGCTGCATACCGGAACTTGCGCTGCAGAGTATGACTGACCTGATGACTCGAAG TCACTTCTGTGCGCAGCCTGTACAGTCTCGTGGGGCTTTCTGCCGCCAAGTCAGTGACCGAGGGACGGAGGGATCTCTGCGGGTGCTGGAGGCGAataggaggaggatggtggtggATGTCCGACTGGAGAACAAAGGAGAGAACGCCTACAACGCTCAACTCAACATCACTTACTCACACAATCTGCGCTTCTCTAGCCTGATAGTCAAG gACAAGTCTGACATCAAGATCGAGTGTTACATGCAGGACAAGCTGAGGAATGATAGGATCTGTAACGTCAGTGCTCCGTTCATGAGGGCCAAATCTCAG GTTTCCTTTCGCCTGGAGTTTGAGTTCAGTCGTACGATCTTCCTGGGGCACGTCAGGGTGATCCTGGAGGCCAGCAG TGAAGGCGAGGAAATGAGCACAGCGGATAATTTCAATGATATCTATTACTCCCTGAAATACGAAGCAGATCTTCTCTTTACAAG GGATTCAAATCCGACGCGATATGACATCAAATCGGAGCTGTCACTGGAGGAGCCAGGAGTTATTGGTCCTCCTGTCAATTTCACTTTCCAG ATCCAGAACCTTGGCTACTTCCCGGTTAAGGATCTACAGCTGAACATTGAGATCCCAGAAATGACGAAGAACGGGAACCAGCTCCTGCAGATATCTGAATTTCATATTGACCAG agagatggtTCACACTGTTTACCACCTCAGCATGTGGCACAGAGCAGGGCGTCACCTGAGGACCTTTCACGCTTCTCCCGCTTG aaccgatcCAACACCCTAACTCTGCCCATCCAGTGCTCTGTCAACGTGGCCTCCCACAGAGAAGTTTCAGTTAGAATCGCAGGGGCACTTCGAATAGACACCTTACATGCA CTGAAGTTTAAAATCCTGGAACTGGTATCCAGTGCATCTGTGGAGcttccctcctccagccccatGTTTCTACACGAAGAGAGGCCTGTCAGACAT ATAATCTTGGAGATCAGAAAAGAAGGAGATTACAGGATCCCTACCTGGATTATCATTGGTAGCACGCTGGGAGGGCTGCTACTGTTGGCTCTGCTCAGTCTCGCTCTATGGAAG CTCGGCTTCTTCCGGAGGCAGAAGCGGAGAGACGAGGACGAGCGGGGGGCCAACGGTAAAGTGGCGGAGGAGCGGTAA
- the itga11a gene encoding integrin alpha-11a isoform X2 produces MHACTGTHMEYFCFLLLWICSQQLGFHDCFNIDTKKHRIIKGPKQAQFGYTVQQHVAAGGEKWLLVGAPYEMNGPYQTGDVYKCSLSKRTNSNGCAKLNLGRISLTNVSERKDKMRLGMTLTSNPKDNSFVACGPLWSYECGSSYYSTGICSRVNSSFKFSRTIAPAFQRCETYMDIVIVLDGSNSIYPWNEVQSFLVNILQKFYIGPGQIQVGVVQYGEKVVHEFKLSDYKSVEEVVKRARSINQRGGEETNTALGINEARSQAFKQGGRRGAKKVMIVITDGESHDSPDLQQAIEESEKDGITRYAIAVLGYYNRRGINPEAFLSEIKYIASDPDDKHFFNVTDESALKDIVDALGERIFSLEGTSKNGTAFGLQMSQAGFSAHNVEDGILVGAVGAYDWNGAVLKETRQGKVVPPKSSYTEEFPEELKNHGAYLGYTVTSVVSAKNGRLLVAGAPRFNHTGKVIIFTLKNTGNLTILHSLKGQQIGSYYGSEIAPLDIDGDGITDNLLVAAPMFFSGGMEKGKVYIYRVTELNRFILEGALEIHKDGQNARFGSSLAPVPDLNGDGFNDLVVGAPLEDEHKGAIYVFFCQQNRILRKYKQRIAAADLAPGLQYFGRSIHGTMDMNNDGLVDLAVGSLGAAVLLWSQSVVRIYATVRFEPSKVNIFVKDCQRGGKDVTCMSAIVCFNITARTAILPSQEIGIKYNVSIAERRFNPRAVLDNPNKLQPQNLTLLPGEETCEHIYFHVMETTDYARPIVFAVQAGLQDPDQGAVLDDSWPTVVRTELPFWNGCDEDDRCIPELALQSMTDLMTRSHFCAQPVQSRGAFCRQVSDRGTEGSLRVLEANRRRMVVDVRLENKGENAYNAQLNITYSHNLRFSSLIVKDKSDIKIECYMQDKLRNDRICNVSAPFMRAKSQVSFRLEFEFSRTIFLGHVRVILEASSEGEEMSTADNFNDIYYSLKYEADLLFTRDSNPTRYDIKSELSLEEPGVIGPPVNFTFQIQNLGYFPVKDLQLNIEIPEMTKNGNQLLQISEFHIDQRDGSHCLPPQHVAQSRASPEDLSRFSRLNRSNTLTLPIQCSVNVASHREVSVRIAGALRIDTLHALKFKILELVSSASVELPSSSPMFLHEERPVRHIILEIRKEGDYRIPTWIIIGSTLGGLLLLALLSLALWKLGFFRRQKRRDEDERGANGKVAEER; encoded by the exons atgcatgctTGCACCGGCACACATATGGAGTACTtctgcttcctcctgctctgGATCTGTAGCCAGCAGTTAG GATTCCACGACTGCTTCAATAttgacacaaagaaacacaggatCATCAAAGGCCCTAAACAAGCCCAGTTTGGATACACGGTTCAGCAACATgtggctgctggaggagaaaagtG GTTGTTGGTGGGTGCCCCGTATGAAATGAATGGCCCTTACCAGACAGGAGATGTTTATAAATGTTCACTGAGCAAAAGAACCAATAGCAACGGTTGCGCCAAGCTCAACTTAG GAAGGATATCTCTGACCAATGTATCAGAGCGCAAGGACAAGATGAGGCTTGGGATGACGCTCACATCGAACCCCAAAGACAACAGCTTCGTG GCCTGTGGACCGCTGTGGTCCTACGAGTGTGGCAGCTCCTACTACAGCACCGGTATTTGCTCCAGAGTCAACTCGAGCTTCAAGTTCTCCAGAACGATCGCGCCTGCGTTTCAGA GATGTGAGACCTATATGGACATAGTAATTGTTCTGGATGGTTCAAACTCCATCTACCCCTGGAATGAAGTGCAGTCTTTTCTTGTCAACATCCTTCAGAAGTTTTACATCGGACCAGGCCAAATACAG GTTGGGGTCGTTCAGTACGGTGAGAAGGTGGTGCATGAATTCAAACTGAGTGACTACAAGTCCGTTGAGGAAGTGGTGAAAAGAGCGCGCAGTATCAACCAGCGGGGTGGTGAGGAGACCAACACAGCACTTGGCATCAATGAAGCACG CTCGCAAGCTTTCAAGCAAGGAGGTCGCCGCGGTGCCAAGAAGGTCATGATAGTGATAACTGACGGAGAGTCACATGACAGTCCGGATCTCCAGCAAGCCATCGAGGAGAGTGAGAAGGATGGCATCACCCGTTATGCCATCGCT GTCCTCGGCTACTACAACCGTAGGGGAATCAACCCTGAGGCCTTCCTCAGTGAAATCAAGTACATCGCCAGCGACCCAGATGACAAACACTTCTTCAACGTGACGGACGAATCGGCGCTGAAGGATATCGTGGACGCTCTTGGAGAACGCATCTTCAGTTTGGAAG GAACCAGTAAGAATGGGACAGCGTTTGGCCTCCAGATGTCTCAGGCTGGATTTTCCGCACACAACGTGGAG GATGGGATTCTGGTGGGAGCTGTCGGGGCTTATGATTGGAACGGAGCAGTGCTGAAAGAAACGCGGCAGGGGAAGGTGGTGCCCCCTAAGTCATCCTACACAGAAGAGTTCCCTGAGGAGCTCAAAAACCATGGTGCCTACTTGG GTTATACTGTGACGTCTGTGGTGTCCGCCAAGAATGGTCGCCTGCTCGTAGCAGGAGCTCCACGTTTCAACCACACCGGCAAAGTCATCATCTTCACTCTGAAGAACACGGGCAACCTCACCATCCTGCACTCCCTAAAAGGCCAGCAG ATTGGTTCCTATTACGGCAGTGAGATTGCACCTCTGGATATCGACGGCGACGGCATCACTGACAACCTTTTAGTGGCAGCGCCGATGTTCTTCAGCGGAGGCATGGAGAAGGGGAAGGTCTACATCTATAGAGTGACCGAGCTG aatCGTTTCATCCTTGAAGGGGCGTTGGAAATCCATAAAGATGGACAGAACGCTCGCTTCGGTTCATCGCTCGCTCCTGTCCCCGATCTAAATGGCGATGGCTTCAACGACTTGGTGGTGGGCGCGCCGCTGGAAGACGAGCACAAGGGCGCCatttatgttttcttctgcCAGCAAAACAGAATACTTCGCAAATACAAACAG AGGATAGCCGCAGCAGATCTGGCTCCGGGCCTGCAGTACTTTGGGCGCAGTATTCATGGCACAATGGACATGAACAATGACGGCTTAGTGGACCTGGCAGTTGGTTCACTTGGTGCAGCTGTTCTCCTATG GTCGCAGAGTGTTGTCCGCATATATGCCACCGTCAGGTTTGAGCCCAGCAAGGTCAACATCTTCGTGAAGGACTGTCAGAGAGGTGGCAAAGACGTGACCTGCATGTCTGCCATTGTCTGTTTCAACATCACTGCCAGGACAGCCATTCTGCCCTCACAGGAAATTG GGATCAAATACAACGTGTCCATCGCGGAGAGACGTTTCAATCCTCGTGCCGTACTGGACAACCCGAACAAGCTGCAGCCTCAAAACCTGACGCTGCTCCCCGGAGAAGAGACCTGCGAACACATCTACTTCCATGTCATG GAGACCACAGACTACGCCAGGCCCATTGTGTTCGCTGTACAAGCGGGACTGCAAGATCCAGACCAAGGAGCGGTCCTCGATGACAGCTGGCCTACTGTTGTGAGGACTGAG CTGCCCTTCTGGAACGGTTGTGATGAGGATGACCGCTGCATACCGGAACTTGCGCTGCAGAGTATGACTGACCTGATGACTCGAAG TCACTTCTGTGCGCAGCCTGTACAGTCTCGTGGGGCTTTCTGCCGCCAAGTCAGTGACCGAGGGACGGAGGGATCTCTGCGGGTGCTGGAGGCGAataggaggaggatggtggtggATGTCCGACTGGAGAACAAAGGAGAGAACGCCTACAACGCTCAACTCAACATCACTTACTCACACAATCTGCGCTTCTCTAGCCTGATAGTCAAG gACAAGTCTGACATCAAGATCGAGTGTTACATGCAGGACAAGCTGAGGAATGATAGGATCTGTAACGTCAGTGCTCCGTTCATGAGGGCCAAATCTCAG GTTTCCTTTCGCCTGGAGTTTGAGTTCAGTCGTACGATCTTCCTGGGGCACGTCAGGGTGATCCTGGAGGCCAGCAG TGAAGGCGAGGAAATGAGCACAGCGGATAATTTCAATGATATCTATTACTCCCTGAAATACGAAGCAGATCTTCTCTTTACAAG GGATTCAAATCCGACGCGATATGACATCAAATCGGAGCTGTCACTGGAGGAGCCAGGAGTTATTGGTCCTCCTGTCAATTTCACTTTCCAG ATCCAGAACCTTGGCTACTTCCCGGTTAAGGATCTACAGCTGAACATTGAGATCCCAGAAATGACGAAGAACGGGAACCAGCTCCTGCAGATATCTGAATTTCATATTGACCAG agagatggtTCACACTGTTTACCACCTCAGCATGTGGCACAGAGCAGGGCGTCACCTGAGGACCTTTCACGCTTCTCCCGCTTG aaccgatcCAACACCCTAACTCTGCCCATCCAGTGCTCTGTCAACGTGGCCTCCCACAGAGAAGTTTCAGTTAGAATCGCAGGGGCACTTCGAATAGACACCTTACATGCA CTGAAGTTTAAAATCCTGGAACTGGTATCCAGTGCATCTGTGGAGcttccctcctccagccccatGTTTCTACACGAAGAGAGGCCTGTCAGACAT ATAATCTTGGAGATCAGAAAAGAAGGAGATTACAGGATCCCTACCTGGATTATCATTGGTAGCACGCTGGGAGGGCTGCTACTGTTGGCTCTGCTCAGTCTCGCTCTATGGAAG CTCGGCTTCTTCCGGAGGCAGAAGCGGAGAGACGAGGACGAGCGGGGGGCCAACGGTAAAGTGGCGGAGGAGCGGTAA